One Engystomops pustulosus chromosome 7, aEngPut4.maternal, whole genome shotgun sequence DNA window includes the following coding sequences:
- the C7H14orf132 gene encoding uncharacterized protein C14orf132 homolog, with product MDLSFMAAQLPVMGGAFMDSPNDEFGTEYSLFNSSANVHAASSAQSPPEEPPRSSNDAILLWIAIIATIGNIVVVGVVYAFTF from the coding sequence CTCCCTGTCATGGGAGGAGCATTTATGGACTCTCCGAATGATGAATTTGGAACTGAATATTCCTTATTCAACTCATCTGCTAATGTCCATGCTGCCTCATCTGCCCAGAGTCCCCCAGAAGAGCCTCCACGATCCTCAAATGATGCTATATTGTTATGGATTGCCATTATAGCCACCATTGGAAATATTGTGGTGGTTGGAGTGGTCTACGCTTTTACTTTTTAA